Proteins encoded in a region of the Brevefilum fermentans genome:
- a CDS encoding YbaB/EbfC family nucleoid-associated protein: protein MAKGYNRPRQSKGVGGGGMMTQFQQMQEQMAQAQAELADETVTATVGGGAIRVTMTGDQVCKSVEILPDLLEDIDAEMLQDLITSGVNAALDQSRELASQKMSPFTNMLGGLGLG, encoded by the coding sequence ATGGCAAAAGGATACAATCGACCCCGACAAAGCAAGGGTGTTGGCGGAGGTGGGATGATGACACAATTTCAGCAGATGCAGGAGCAGATGGCACAAGCCCAGGCTGAATTGGCTGATGAAACCGTCACTGCGACCGTTGGCGGCGGCGCGATTCGTGTGACCATGACCGGCGATCAGGTGTGTAAATCGGTGGAAATCCTGCCGGATCTGCTGGAAGACATCGATGCCGAGATGCTTCAGGATTTGATCACCAGTGGTGTAAATGCAGCCTTAGACCAATCCCGAGAGCTCGCCAGCCAGAAAATGAGCCCCTTCACCAATATGTTGGGCGGATTGGGTTTGGGTTAG
- the recR gene encoding recombination mediator RecR: MHRLPEPVQNLIDAFARLPGIGPKTASRLTFFLLRAPEDLATSLSQALLGIKKDTKLCEVCFNITLKDRPTCEICNSPLRDAQTLCIVEEPLDVLAIEKTAGYNGLYHVLHGVLSPIEGIGPEDLKIKELLIRLESQDFKEVILATNPSMEGDATAMYLHERIAPLNIRVTRLARGLPVGGDLEYADQNTLLRALAGRERLE, translated from the coding sequence ATGCATCGATTACCCGAACCTGTCCAGAATTTAATTGATGCCTTTGCTCGCTTGCCCGGAATCGGCCCAAAGACAGCTTCTAGGCTCACCTTTTTCCTGTTACGCGCGCCCGAAGATCTGGCTACATCCCTGTCTCAGGCTTTATTAGGAATTAAAAAAGATACAAAGCTATGCGAAGTTTGCTTTAATATCACCCTAAAAGACCGGCCAACCTGTGAGATTTGCAACAGCCCGCTTCGGGATGCCCAGACTTTGTGCATCGTTGAAGAACCCCTGGATGTTTTGGCGATCGAAAAAACTGCTGGATACAACGGTCTTTACCATGTCTTACACGGTGTGCTTTCGCCTATCGAAGGGATCGGCCCGGAGGATCTCAAAATCAAAGAATTACTGATTCGGCTGGAATCTCAAGATTTTAAAGAGGTTATCCTGGCTACAAACCCGAGCATGGAGGGTGATGCGACCGCCATGTATCTGCATGAGCGCATTGCACCTCTCAACATCCGGGTGACGCGGCTGGCTCGTGGGTTGCCCGTCGGTGGGGACCTGGAATACGCGGATCAGAATACGCTCCTGCGAGCATTGGCTGGCCGGGAGCGGCTGGAATGA